In Persicimonas caeni, a single window of DNA contains:
- a CDS encoding formate/nitrite transporter family protein: protein MTDHSEPDKKPEERDLPPAPMGEDARAPSGAPASGWAVRDRFAWAEIHRRLLAAADEEIASSPRSLFFSALTAGFAIVLTFLGLAVGKTHFPDNPFLASLLYPIGFVYIIVGRYQLYTENTLPPVKLVMTRLASIPLLLRLWGIVLAGNLAGAALGSLVLAHTKVLPAGAASTTKHFVAEAVALGWWDVFFKAIFAGWLVAGVVWLGTAARDTISRLFIVYLVFYTISVTGLFHIISVSSEAFFVLFSQGGAGLLAVLGDFLLPVLLGNTVGGVAVFAFMADAQAEEQRFPEMRELSLFELFFSWKGGRPLSHPRPRPPWPSEEDWPSEEDWPSEEDTPPRTRSPSGLGGELR from the coding sequence ATGACCGACCACTCCGAGCCAGACAAGAAGCCCGAAGAGCGAGACCTGCCTCCAGCGCCGATGGGCGAAGACGCTCGCGCGCCCTCCGGGGCGCCGGCGTCGGGTTGGGCGGTGCGCGATCGGTTTGCATGGGCCGAAATCCACCGCCGTCTCCTGGCCGCAGCCGACGAAGAGATTGCCAGCAGCCCACGGTCGCTCTTCTTCAGCGCACTTACCGCCGGCTTTGCCATCGTGCTGACCTTCTTGGGGCTCGCGGTCGGCAAGACGCATTTTCCCGACAATCCTTTTCTGGCCAGCCTGCTCTACCCCATCGGCTTTGTCTACATCATCGTCGGCCGCTACCAACTCTACACCGAGAACACGCTGCCTCCAGTCAAGCTGGTGATGACCCGTCTGGCCAGCATTCCGCTGCTGTTGCGGCTGTGGGGGATTGTCTTGGCGGGCAACCTCGCCGGCGCTGCGCTGGGATCGCTCGTTTTGGCCCACACAAAGGTTCTGCCTGCCGGTGCGGCCAGCACCACCAAACACTTTGTCGCCGAGGCCGTCGCCTTGGGGTGGTGGGACGTCTTTTTCAAAGCCATCTTCGCTGGCTGGCTCGTCGCCGGTGTGGTCTGGCTGGGGACGGCGGCGCGCGATACCATCTCGCGGCTTTTCATCGTCTACCTGGTCTTCTACACCATCTCGGTCACCGGCCTCTTCCACATCATCTCGGTGAGTTCGGAGGCCTTCTTCGTCCTCTTTTCGCAGGGTGGCGCAGGCTTACTTGCGGTATTGGGCGACTTCCTGTTGCCCGTGCTGCTCGGAAATACTGTCGGCGGCGTGGCAGTCTTTGCGTTCATGGCCGACGCCCAAGCCGAGGAGCAACGCTTTCCGGAGATGCGTGAGCTGAGCCTCTTCGAGCTCTTCTTTAGCTGGAAAGGCGGGCGACCGTTGAGCCATCCACGCCCGCGCCCGCCTTGGCCTAGCGAAGAAGACTGGCCTAGCGAAGAAGACTGGCCTAGCGAAGAAGATACGCCTCCCCGGACCCGATCGCCATCCGGTTTGGGCGGCGAATTGCGCTGA